In Acidobacteriota bacterium, a single genomic region encodes these proteins:
- a CDS encoding type Z 30S ribosomal protein S14: MAKKSMIVKSQRKPKFKVRQYNRCKRCGRPHGYYRKFQLCRICFRDLSLAGEIPGVIKASW; encoded by the coding sequence GTGGCCAAGAAATCGATGATCGTGAAAAGCCAGAGAAAGCCGAAGTTCAAGGTGCGTCAGTACAACCGCTGCAAGCGCTGCGGCCGTCCGCACGGCTATTACCGTAAATTCCAGCTTTGCCGCATCTGTTTCCGTGACCTGTCGCTCGCGGGCGAAATCCCCGGCGTCATCAAGGCCAGCTGGTAA
- the rpsH gene encoding 30S ribosomal protein S8: MSMSDPIADALTRIRNALRSKHSLVVLPKSRTVTEIVRILKEEGYIEDFITKKAAKRDEIHIALKYDAQGEPVISCLDRVSLPGRRVYCGKDEIPAVLGNLGLSVLSTSRGLMTSRTAQKLGLGGEILCKIY, encoded by the coding sequence ATGAGCATGAGTGATCCCATCGCGGATGCCCTGACCCGAATCCGGAATGCCCTGAGATCCAAGCACTCGCTGGTGGTCCTTCCGAAGTCCCGCACGGTGACCGAGATCGTCCGCATCCTGAAGGAAGAAGGTTACATCGAGGACTTCATCACGAAGAAGGCCGCCAAGCGGGACGAGATCCATATCGCCCTCAAATACGACGCCCAGGGAGAGCCGGTGATCTCCTGCCTGGACCGCGTGAGCCTCCCCGGCCGGCGCGTGTACTGCGGCAAGGACGAGATTCCCGCCGTCCTGGGCAACCTGGGGCTCTCGGTCCTCTCCACGTCCCGCGGGTTGATGACCTCCAGGACGGCCCAGAAGCTGGGGTTGGGCGGAGAGATTCTCTGCAAGATCTATTGA
- the rplF gene encoding 50S ribosomal protein L6 has protein sequence MSRIGKKLIKVPAGVTVNLKDRALEVKGPKGSLPLTLPAEIDLQVKDGQIHVTRADETKRVRALHGLIRSLVNNMVTGVSTGFVRELDVIGVGYKAEVQGSKLVLSLGYSHPIEYPVPDGIKIRAEKAARKIPNYIATIFVEGIDKQVVGQVSAEIRGFRSPDSYKGKGIRYSDETIRLKEGKKTA, from the coding sequence ATGTCGAGAATAGGGAAAAAACTGATCAAGGTTCCGGCGGGCGTCACGGTCAACCTCAAGGACCGCGCGCTGGAAGTCAAGGGCCCCAAGGGCTCCCTCCCGCTGACGTTGCCGGCGGAGATCGACCTCCAGGTGAAGGACGGCCAGATCCACGTGACGCGCGCCGACGAGACCAAGCGGGTCCGGGCCCTGCACGGCCTGATCCGGAGCCTGGTCAACAACATGGTGACCGGGGTCAGCACCGGCTTCGTCCGGGAGCTGGACGTGATCGGCGTGGGCTACAAGGCGGAGGTGCAGGGCAGCAAGCTGGTCCTGAGCCTCGGTTACTCCCACCCCATCGAGTACCCGGTGCCCGACGGGATCAAGATCCGCGCCGAGAAGGCCGCCCGCAAGATCCCCAACTACATCGCGACCATCTTCGTCGAGGGGATCGACAAGCAGGTGGTGGGCCAGGTGTCGGCGGAGATCCGCGGGTTCCGGAGCCCCGACTCCTACAAGGGGAAGGGGATCCGCTACAGCGACGAGACGATCCGCCTGAAGGAAGGCAAGAAGACCGCGTAA
- a CDS encoding 50S ribosomal protein L18: MRTRLERHLKKHQRVRRKVQGTSERPRLCVFRSLVNVYAQIIDDASGRTLASASTLDKDLKGDLKSTKNKEAAKKVGELVAKRAVEKGITQVVFDRGGYLYHGRIQSLAEGAREGGLKF, encoded by the coding sequence ATCAGAACACGACTTGAAAGACATCTGAAGAAACACCAGCGCGTGCGGCGGAAAGTCCAGGGCACGTCCGAACGGCCCCGCCTGTGCGTGTTCCGCAGCCTGGTGAACGTTTATGCCCAGATCATCGACGACGCCTCCGGCCGCACCCTGGCCAGCGCTTCCACGCTGGACAAGGACCTCAAGGGGGACCTGAAGTCCACGAAGAACAAGGAAGCCGCCAAGAAGGTGGGTGAACTGGTGGCCAAGCGGGCCGTCGAGAAAGGGATCACCCAGGTGGTCTTCGACCGGGGCGGATACCTCTACCACGGCCGGATCCAGAGCCTGGCCGAGGGTGCCCGCGAAGGCGGACTGAAATTCTAG